The Strix uralensis isolate ZFMK-TIS-50842 chromosome 26, bStrUra1, whole genome shotgun sequence nucleotide sequence TTTCTAGCCCACGTCTCCTGCATAAGCATCTTGGGAGAGATATCTGTGAGGAACAAGAAGTAAGGATTATTGCCCAAACTACATGCTACAAGTGCTAGTGTACTCAAAGTGGttgaatagtgtatttctgagtggacaggctCATATGCATGAAATAGTGTCTCAAATGAAACACGTTCTTGTgtcgctcccatcacctccatcaacttaCTTGTGTGTTCTTAGCAAGCTCGTGTCATGGATTGAGTGATGCgattcacttgtaagagagaagtagcaatacgTTTATAGATATAAGATAGTCATTTAACAAACTTAAATCATGCCCGGGCCCaggggccctgtgtgggagcaatgcCTGGGGACAAGGCGCAGGCCCACGGGCGTGGGCGTCTCCATGGCCAccgccagggctttgtgatgcggggacctcatcgtccctggagaccattgtgacacgggccccgtgcggtgaccgtgggggtatttaaggagcgagagccctggggtgcccactcccaggagagcagacgcttcctcaggaggcaACATCTCCCCTGGGCGCAACCcctggcaggtctgtggcagaggatgccaaagatgcccatgggtgAGCTGACGAACGGCCaatcccagcccctctcccagcagccgagagaggagaagaggcagcagcagctgagagacCGGGCGGAAAGGAGAGGCTGGTGGTGGAACAGGAGAGCATGGaactgcctcgattacagggccagcatggttggcacggtggcggccgctatgcggggctcctgggagtctccccgAGGGCCACACGGGGTCCACTgctctccccaaccagctctgggagAGTGTCAGCAGTCgcctgctgggctgagcactggccagggtctagcagggcagcccaggcATTGGAGCTCTTCTGGCTGGGACACAGGGGTGGAGCAACAAGAGCcgcagtcagtcagcttctctccttggcttgtcatgcaaatggacaATCTGACACgtgggacagtgctcaacatccgacagatgcaggaggagagacctCGTAGGCCAAGCCGGAGAACTCTCCCCAAGGATGAAGCAGCAcactgcctcgattacagggccagcatggttggcacggCGGCAGCCGCTATGCggggctcctgggagtctccccgaaggccacagggggtccagtgctctccccaaccgtCTCTGGGAGAGTGTCAGCAGTCGCCTGTaaggctgagcactggccagggtctagcagggcagcccagacattGGAGCTCATCTGGCCGGCACACGGGGGTGGAGCAACAAGAGCcgcagtcagtcagcttctctccttggcttgtcatgcaaatggacagtcTGCCATGTGGGACAGCACTCAACATCCGAAAGATGCAAGAGGAGAGACCTCGTAGGCCAAACAGGATACGTCTCCCCAAgcatgcagcagcacccaggcacgcacccactgctcagccagcaggagctgccagcacccacagcaggctgATGCGGGAGAAGAGACCTCGAGGGCCAAGCCGGATAACGCTCCCCAAGGATCcagcagcacgctgcctcgattacagggccagcatggttggcacggtggcggccgctatgcggTGCTTCTGGGAGTCTCCCCGagggccacagggggtccagtgctctccccaaccggcCCTGGGAAAGTGTCAGCAGTCgcctgctgggctgagcactggccagggtctagcagggcagcccaggcATTGGAGCTCTTCTGACCGGGGCACGGAGGAGCAGGGACAAGAGCcgcagtcagtcagcttctcttCTGGGCCTGTCATGCAAACGGACAGTCTGACACgtgggacagtgctcaacatccgacagatgcaggaggagagacctCGTAGGCCAAGCCGGAGAACTCTCCCCAAGGATGAAGCAGCAcactgcctcgattacagggccagcatggttggcacggCGGCAGCCGCTATGCggggctcctgggagtctccccgaaggccacagggggtccagtgctctccccaaccgtCTCTGGGAGAGTGTCAGCAGTCGCCTGTaaggctgagcactggccagggtctagcagggcagcccagacattGGAGCTCATCTGGCCGGCACACGGGGGTGGAGCAACAAGAGCcgcagtcagtcagcttctctccttggcttgtcatgcaaatggacagtcTGCCATGTGGGACAGCACTCAACATCCGACAGATGCAAGAGGAGAGACCTAGTAGGCCAAACAGGATACGTCTCCCCAAgcatgcagcagcacccaggcacgcacccactgctcagccagcaggagctgccagcacccacagcaggctgATGCGGGAGGAGAGACCTCGAGGGCCAAGCAGGAtaactctccccaaggatgcagcagcacgctgcctcgattacagggccagcatggttggcatggtggcggccgctatgcggggctcctgggagtctccccgAAGGCCACAcggggtccagtgctctccccaaccggcTCTGGGAGTGGATCAGCAGCCgcctgctgggctgagcactggccaagacccagcagggcagcccagacGTCGGAGCTCTTCCAACCTCGACATGGGGGTGCATGTGCAATTTCTGCAATCACTCACCCTCTTCCTTTGGCTTCTCTTGCTAATGGACAGTCTGGTGTGCAGAGGGTACTGGCCCAAATCTGTCTGACgtgggaggagagagctcttTGGCCAAGCTGTCTTACCGAAAATCTgcaataaagaacttatcaacaccaatttgatgcagataagcagacacttctttattgacggccggacGCGCAGGGGAGTGTTCTCACCAACAGCGCGCaccaagcactaaaatcacacatcttatatagaacttactcatattcaattcccaaggacacagtttcgTACACAAACATAATTCCCAAGGACTCAGTttccttggcaggtacttgtaagctgttacggttgtttccccCAGTTCCCATTAATCCcagactttgacaactacttgcaTTCTCCTGGTcctgtatatatattataaatcaacttacaaaTCAGTTTGTCtttggttacctaggttccaaacgtttctactagATGATTACGACCAATCTCTTTGGCCTTGGTATGGGGCTGTATAGGGGATTTTTAAAGTAGCAGCCGGTTGCTAATATAAACTACAACAAATcaaaaatttttactaaataatgcttatgattctatatttctgttaaatcaaacacaattacTTCTCCTTATTGGTAAATTGACAAAAGCTGGAtacctctccccaaggatgcagcgcCACtcaggcacgcacccactgctcggccagcaggagctgccagcacctgccgcaggctgtgtctgctgccagcagcaccctctccatcaTCTACACAAGAGGGGGCACCATCTTCTCTGGTCCTCAGCAAGcgggccacagcagcagaggcagagagccaggtgcctgccccacagagccctgcagcctatgacacagctgtgcaggacacaatccaggccaaggctgtggctgtggtgcagggacctggccagcagctggtggaagagCGGACCCTGGCACACAGTGTGAATGCGGCAAtggtagtgccttctgcatcgcctcaaaaccctccggcagaggctggcacaccccaccttgcCCCGACAGCGCAcaacaaaggagatgcagcggcttctcccttgGTTCACAACTCAGGCCGGCGGCACTGTGAGtacagggactggccgtgtcccggccagccctccctgggggaagccctgggtgtcggggggcaggcgggagcttgcccgttgcctgccctgccctgcagctgcagcttctcttcacccgcaggcatcgctgccctcccgcatgccctggctcgaaggcgacggccctccctcttcaggagggcgctcaaggctctgcgcagggctttctgctgccgTACCTGCACGACAGCACAGGAAGAGGATtagctccccgctgccagcgccaggtGGTCCCCCGGAGATGGCAGGGGGCCCTGAGCCAGTGTGGCGTCCAGAGGGAGCAACCCGCGAGGGATGGCCGCATGGGCGTGCGTGCACCTCGGGCACTCAgctgccctgaggacacggtgctgccagccGCCGCTCGACGGCCATGGACTTTTTCTGAGcaataaaagatgacagtttcCCCCCAACGTTCGTCTGTGCCTGGTCCATCTCGGGAGAAAGACGTGTGCAGGCAAGGCCCgtgcgggcaggcagagctggagagcccccgtGCTCCCTGCAGGCCGCGCAGAGCCCATGCcctcggtctctgcctgtgcctccgGCGCTCCAGCTCCCGCCCAGCCGAGGCATCCGCTGGCCTTGCTCCACGGTGCCCGTGTTcggagccaacctctgtcctcggggtgtcccggcattggttggtgtgttgggtttgtgtgtgtgtgttttggtagcaggggaggggctacagcggtgggtggcccctgtgagagaactcctttatcttttccatcctttgtgtgggccCTAGTTACTTTTAGGTGCTCTTGAGTGGCTTCTCAATTATGCCAGTTGTCAGGAGCCCATTCTTCGGAGAAGCTGAGCCTCTCATTCACTCCATGGCTccgtaaataatcagtgatactacttgtcatcctgccaactatgccCTTTTGTCAGGGATGGAGTGGTGGAATTCACTTGTACGAGAGAAGTGGCAATACGCTGACTGACATAAAATAGCGCTTTAACAAAGTTTGAgggtaaatgcgacagtggtttaacaagccAGATCTggtggcaaggttcacttgatatttagtgcattgaggacagagtcggacaaaactgtcagggagaccctcccgttgagtcatgaggttcagaaaggacacccttagaagactcctcctcagagaggagtctaggtgcggctggatccaCTCctgttgcagttagctctgcctcattAAGCCTGCCTCTCCAcatgtcagtggcgctcaggtcgcaggggCTAATAGTGcaggaggttaaaaccttctcggggacatcagcacaaacaccaatgtggtggatacaaaatgtccgtttattaaactgtctaTCTGACCTATATACCTTCACtaagcacctccttcgtgggtgtgcccctaacattacaagcctatccatcaccttacctcgtaacaagggagggctacagctattccttccgtacatcgcgagatcttccgaacgccgCTCCCTACacactcctagtcccagacttggtcagcAGTTGATGTCTAAAGAATTATGTATGTGTGCACTCCCATCTTTTACATTACTttgctaagatttcaaagtttcagcatGCTTATTCCCCATTCACTTACCGAGTACACCCGGTGCAATAAGAAttctctcaacctcgaggagtaaccttgagagagaggcgtccctactcaaggggagatcctggtgtgcagcccgCTGCCGTGCTGAGAGCTCaacgggccctgggctgtccactatttacGGAGTGAGATGATCGACTTACAGTCATATTTGCATACCAGCCATATTTTGATTGGCACATGCTCAACTAGCCCTGAAGCTGTTGAGTTTTATGGCCTTTATGTATTGTGTTGTTATTCCAGAGTCTCTCTGAAACCAGGTACAGCCTTTGGTGGCTATTGCTTTAAGAAGAGAGCTTTGAGGGGAGTACGCCACCTCAGCTCCTTAGGCAGGAAATGATCTGTTTGCCAAGCAACAAACTCACAGACACAGATTAAATGTCCCTGAGTACAGGAACACTGGAAGGTTTTTCTTATGCTATTGCAGAGAACTTCAATGATAGTAGAATCAGGAGTATGTTCCTTTATATTTTAAGCAAGAACAATTCTAGGCATAGACTCAAAATGTCCAGTTTTAACATTAAACTTTATCCATCTTATTTGATctgatttgctttttcatttttcccctgatTCTTTTCCCTGACTTCCTTTGTCCTCTGATGCTTTTCATGCTTTCCCTCTGGCCTCAGCCTTTGTATTGATTTGTCACACTTCTGTGTGTTTGGGCTCTGTTTTGCTTCTTGCTCAAAGAACCTTCATTTTGACctagaagggagggaggagaatgaGGAGAGGTTTCCTTTCCGTTTTAAAAACTTAACTGACAGGAGACCTGAGAACTTCAAACAAGCCTCTTTTACCATTCTTTGCAGTTAGTTTTCTTCTGATCTCACACTACCGAtctctttttccctcctcctttttttcgTCTGTGTATGTATATCAGATGGATGAAGAATCTGTCTTACTCCTTATCTGTCATTACTCCATTTTCCTGAAAGcacttcatttttggttttgaggaGTGCAATAACAAGTACTTTGTGTATGACAGCCCTTTTCTTTGGGTTACACAAAGTTTCCCAGAGGACCGGAGGAAGTAATAAGAATAATCTTTGTACCCTTTTCACTGTGAAATCCCAGTTATTCTTTCCTCCACCCTGATGACATGtttgaaattgctgtttctgaagcaACTTACCAAGTTAAAATACCAAGTAAATCCTGACATAGGGAAGGGTCTCTCCATTCAACTCCATTGGTGTTAATTGAGACCATCTAGGCCACTTTTTATCACTTACCTGCTGTTCATGTCAAACAGGGCCAGATGCATTAATTTTACAGTTAACgatatttaattttttagctTTATAGAGAACAATATTGTGCTGTTTCAGTATCAGAATATTTACTTGTAGAAACATTGATGTGTTTATGATCTTACCAGTGAATTGGTACCAAAACCCAAGCTAGCCATTACACCTAAAGGTTGATTAAGAGCTGTTATTTTGATAAATACCAGCAggttttcacagacagaaaattaactcttaggggagcagagctctgctacATAGTTAAATAGCACTTAGATATGTTGTGTCATTCGttatataacaacaacaacaacaacaagacaccaaatgtttaattttcttagaaaacaaacACTAAGATAATTGGAACTTGATATATTGTTGGTGTAAGTAGAGGAGCTATTATCTAAAGAcataaaacttgtatttttcacACTCCAAAATAGTTgtgggtttgttgggggttttggggggattttttttttttttttttggttttttacttgcATTATGGCTTTATACTTCACTAACTAGACACACAGTAGAGCTGGTAGAACCAGCTTCTCCCCCTGTCCCCCTTTtataatcttctttttaaaaataatgaaatagtctGCATGGGATAAATTACTCCAAAATTAAGTTATGTAAcatgtatctattttttttttttttttaaacatacagtaGAAAAAGtcaaatagtttttctttatttacatttatttgtcaTTGGATGTAATAGATTTGTTACATACGCCGTGTGTATTGCTCTGGTTTTACTAAGTGAGGCTAGGAGGTGACAgtttctaaacaagaaaaagaagttgttaGTTTTTTATTATATGATGAACtctgtggaattaatttctgcagaatGCTTTGGATGAGAAAAAATTTCAGAGGCTCAGTGAAAGAATGGAGAAGTATATGGAAAAGAAATTCCTTAATAGTTACTACATCCATGGAAACAACTATAGGTAAGGCAGTCCCTGAGCTGCAAGCAGAGATTTGAGACTACTTGGAGAAAGTATCGCGTATGCCTGTGTTAGTCTTACGTTCCTGTTTCCTACCTGCTTTGGTACTGTCACAGCCAGTGGACTGGACTGAACTAGACCAATATTTCAACTGCTCTCGTTTGGTCAGTCCTAtgttcagaatatttcattttagtcCTACGGGAACTTTTGAAGTGaaacttttcagaaattttatgCTAAAATTTGGAAAACACACTACACTCTTAAAATTCACTGATCGGAGAGTATCTGGTCATGAGACAACTATGCCCTCATGCACATATAAAACTTCTAAAGTATTAAAGTAAGGCTTACCTGCTTCGCATTATGTCCTTGCATACTAGGAAATAGAAACCAAGAATTATTATGtctttttgcttgcctttccatAGCATGCTGACTATTACTAAGGccaaagtttataaaaaaagaaaagaagtagaaaatactGTGCTGTTGATACTTATGTAACTCAGTGTCTACTTATGATCTAGATACTAGTGTTTGAATttgtaaggaactgtgttggacttttgtctcaacattgctgtagcaccaccaccatttcctggccccagcaccccgttgccatggaggagtatgCCCTGAAGGAGACGAAGGCTCCCAGACAAAACCACAGcatccgcccgaagctaaatcTGGATGTGGGAGATGCGCCAGCCAGCATGACCAGCGCCTGGGCATCTGCGCATGGGGGACCATGAgaccaggagccccatgatcggggtgagacgtgcaggctggcacgaaatgggcggactcCTTGGAAAAGatcgaggggactgggacaataaaaggactgcgtactcctcccaGGGGGCTCCCCTCTTCAACACCTGCTACGTGGGGCCaggacctcggcggagcttggagcaccaccacccgCACCGAGTCCGAGCCaccggaacatcgctggatccctggtggtggtggtaattagctgcataccTACCGTCTTTCTTGCTTAGGgtttctgactttccccttcttttcctctctgtcctatcgctagtACTAATTGTTATAgcaaataaagtttacaaggttatacagcatctgacctcgtttgcgtcttaatctcgctcttgggatcgtttaagaacccgccccgatattggatcgggacatttttaattggcgtcacggacaggatcccttgagacgAGAGTGCTGTACTATCTTGCTGTGTTAGATGTAAacctctcaggatgaaataaccccctttgtgttacagtaaggtgtgacctcctgagactgaacAGGGGGTACTTGCATATccaggtgtggccctctcaggacgataGTCCCCTTTGtattgcttttgtgttaaattcagatttggcctcctgagagtgaacaggggaaatttgacattgtgtaatattctgtaactgaggagttgttgttttgctttggagaaaaatgaaCCTTGTTttagaaaacccctcaaaagaGGAAGTACCCAACATAGGGaaggaaactttgtttaaattgttagagAAATATAAATCAAAACCTTCGGTACCTGGAATGGATTGGGCCCGAGGGAATTGGTACAACTTACAGGCTGTCACTGATAGGATTGTTGCTttgcagaaagatgcaaaagtcagGTCTGGCAAGGGCAAAGGTTTTATTTGTGCAGTGTTAGGAGCGAGTCTGGCAGCtgcggtggaagagaaaaagcagaagttgtaTCAAACTGATATtgtaatagactccctgcagacGGCCGTACAGACCCTGCAGAACCAATTGAGAGAAACCAAAGAATTActagaggaggaaagggagcaaaatataatattaaagaaTGAGTTGAGGGAACAACTCTTGGCGGAGGCGGATACACTGGCGGAGGCGGAGGTGAAGCTTCTGGAGAAGGGGATACGGCAAATTTATCCGCAAGaggatttgcaaaaggcaaaagaagccGTAGAAAGCCCCCCCCATATGTAtccgctggttaaaacagagtatgtgtacgaGGACGATAGAGATAAccgtcctcaggttatcaccaaagaaATCCCATTTACATCAACTGAATTGGCAAAGCTGAAAAaggattttgcaaggactgcaaaagaatcagagacagagtatgtgtggagagtgtcgttgtcaggaggggatggaattttattgtcagagaaagaagcagaaggatattggggtccgggtgtgtttttaactaccggcgaccgccgagccccatggtcattgactcagagagCTGCGTACTGGGCCGGAGGactgaaccccttggagaggggggatccccttgccataacaggaacagtggatcagttagtggaaagtgtgcagaaggcagcctgtctgcagatgatgtatgatcgggaACTCAAGCCTAACcaaggctccccgatgatgatgcctgtggacccagagaggatgactcccctgatacgaggactccctgactccctgaaacccatgGGCATCCAGTTGCAAGGGAAGATTCAAAACACCCCCAATGCAGAAAGAATGACAGCTGCTTTGGAGGGGATAGTAACCCCTGACCATCAAcggccagggaggaaagtatggacatggggagaggtagcccaggaattgatcaactttgggagaaaatatggtCCTGTTGGTGGAtcgtcccaaagaactgaaaccagggtcgtacgggctgcagagcaaattagtgAGCGACAGTCACccatgaggaagggccaaggcttgggGTCACCCCGACTTcagaattttgggagagagaggcccctaactcgacagggactgtggcaactagggcttcagaaaggtgtccCCCGTGACTTGATGGACGGACTCCCGACcaaaaaattagaacaacttgtgcagaatTGGTCAGGACAAAGGGTCACTCCCAAACCAGCCCCTAGTGCCCCACCTTtgatagaccttggggaggaacTGACCGGAGAGAagaaggtggcgggaaactagaccctccgccccccgaaggtgaggggggaggcggaggatggatgtttGTCAGACAACTCACCTGCAACACAAAAGGAGACTTACTAATTactgttgctgtaggaccaagAAAAAGATCGGTAACATTCCTaattgatactggggcacaaatcACCGCGCTAACGCGGGCCGAAGCAGAACAGTGTGGAATCCCAATCCCATCTAGAAATCTAATTGTCttaaatgccctgggaaaaacacagtcagtgcCTATGACACCAGTGACACTTtggttaccaggagaagaaagccctgtcaacaccatggtgGCCATAGGATCATTCCAGATGAATCTTTtaggtatagatgttttgaaaggtaggcagtggcgagacacccagggaaactcatggtctTTTGGTGTAtcccagatcaggcagttggCCAAAACATCGGACATAGAAGTGCGTTTATTGCAAGCAGCACCTACCCTGCCCCCCTCCAAactgacaaatgtgaaaccctacccaTTGCCTCTCGGAGCAAGGGAAGGAATTATACCAGTTCTGGAAGATTTGAAAAGACAAGGGGttgtggtccccactcactctcccttcaaCTCTCCAGCATGGCCGGTCCAAAAACCAAacggcaaatggagattgacaatagattaTAGGAGGCTCAATGCCAATACTGGTCCACTCACATCTGCcgtaccaaacattgctgaattgatagcaaccattcaggaacaatcccaccctgtcatggcaacaattgatgttaaagatatgtcTTTTATGGTCCCTttacaacctgaggaccaggaTCGTTTTGCCTTCACCTGGGAGGGACAACAGTATACTTTTACAcgactccctcaaggatacaagcaTTCCCCCACAATAGCTCACCATGCCCTAGCGCAAGAAttagaaacaattcccagaaaagcagaagtaaaaattTATCAATACATAGATGATGTTCTCATAGGAGGGAGCCAGgtagaagaagttgaagaaactcaaaagaaTATCATTACCCATCTAGAAAATATAGGGTTGACAAttccacctgagaaaatacagacccctTCGagtgaggtaaaatttttagggATCTGGTGGAAGGGGGGTATGACGTGTATCCCACCGGATACTCTTTCCTCCCTCGATCAGATCAAGATGCCAGAatcaaagaaagacttacagcatgcatTAGGATTACtggtgttttggaggaaacacatacctgatttttcaattattgctaGGCCCTTGTATGACTTATTGAGAAAGAGGGCTcagtgggagtggactcaggtccacGAGGAGGCTTTACAattgttggtgtttgaagcggCTGCCTACCAAGCCCTGGGTCCAATTCATCCAACAGATCCGGTTCAAATTGAATGGGGTTTCGCCAAGACTGGActgtccatccatttgtggcaGAGGGGCCCAGAGGGTCCAGTTAGGCCCATTGGTTTTTATTCTCGcagctttaaagatgctgaaaaaaggtACACAACTTGGGAAAAGGGCCtatttgtggttagcctagctctgagagaagccgaacgtaccatccggcaacaacctttagttctcagaggcccatttaaagtgatcaaagcagTTTTGGCAGGAACACCGCCCCCTGACGGGGTGGCCCAGAGAGCCTCCGtgcgaaaatggtatgcacaaatagagcactactgtgaaatcttttctgtaactgaagGAGCCACAAAAATGCTAAATATACAGGATGAGGTAAACCCAGATAAGGAAACACCCGAGCTTTTACcagtaatacaagtagctcctccGTTCtctggacaattgcaaaatgTCTGGTTTACGGATGCCTCGtcaaagagagagggaaaaatttggaaatatcgagctgtggcacttcaggtagacaccaaggaacagatcattaccgaaggagaaggtagcgcacaagtaggagaactaattgctgtgtggaGTGTTTTCCAACACGAGGCTCAAtctgcttcttctgtctatatctatactgactcttatgctgtattcaaaggttgcactgaatggcttccattctgggaacaaaatggatgggaggtcaacaGGATACCTGTATGGCAAAGGGAAAAACggcaggatatccttaccattgccaggcaagggaaatttgcagtagcgTGGGTAGCATCTCATCAGCAGGACGACACCCCAGTAAGCCGCTGGAATGCTGAGGTGGATGAACTAGCCCGgctggctcccctacaaagctcCCAGATAGCAGAAGATTGGGAAAGCCTGttggaatggctacatgtaaagcggaaacattcaggaattaaAGACCTCTATTGCgaggcacaagcccgagggtggccagtTACCAGGGaggaatgtaaaacttgtatatcttcctgtgagcaatgccgtGTCCGTCTGGACAGACACCCCCTGGAGAAGGACcctctgcacttaagagagggaaaaggcctatgggaggcctggcagattgattacattGGTCCCTTTCGGAAATCAGAAGGGAAACATTATATACTGGTAGGTGTAGAGATAGTATCCGGACTAGTGCAAGCTAGAGCATGTGCCAAggcaacaggagaaaacacaataaaagctCTGAAGGAATGGTTTGGAATCTTCCCCAAGCCACACTCAATCCAATCAGACAATGGCTCACATTTCACAGCCAAGgtggtccaagagtgggcagcccaggagggaatttcgtggGTGTTCCATACTCCATATTACccacaagcaaatggaattgtggaaagaacaaatggtctactaaaacgcttcctcaaaccgcataagccaggatgggctgagcgaGTGTGGGATGCAGtgaccagcgtcaacagtcgctggggagtaaatggatgcccaaagatcacggcattctgtccaaaacctcccACAATTATGCCGGCCCCACATGGCCCTGATCACCCTAGCAATCCATCTCACTTTCCTGGACAACCTGTTTTGGTTGAACTTCCCacagtgggcaaagtgccactggtgttggacacaccccTTAACAAATacacctggaaggcaaaagatgcctgtgggaaaGCCCACAAGATTCACACGAGATGGATTGTCCCCTCCTTCTAACCCGAGAGGCgaa carries:
- the LOC141935104 gene encoding uncharacterized protein LOC141935104, translated to MNLVLENPSKEEVPNIGKETLFKLLEKYKSKPSVPGMDWARGNWYNLQAVTDRIVALQKDAKVRSGKGKGFICAVLGASLAAAVEEKKQKLYQTDIVIDSLQTAVQTLQNQLRETKELLEEEREQNIILKNELREQLLAEADTLAEAEVKLLEKGIRQIYPQEDLQKAKEAVESPPHMYPLVKTEYVYEDDRDNRPQVITKEIPFTSTELAKLKKDFARTAKESETEYVWRVSLSGGDGILLSEKEAEGYWGPGVFLTTGDRRAPWSLTQRAAYWAGGLNPLERGDPLAITGTVDQLVESVQKAACLQMMYDRELKPNQGSPMMMPVDPERMTPLIRGLPDSLKPMGIQLQGKIQNTPNAERMTAALEGIVTPDHQRPGRKVWTWGEVAQELINFGRKYGPVGGSSQRTETRVVRAAEQISERQSPMRKGQGLGSPRLQNFGRERPLTRQGLWQLGLQKGVPRDLMDGLPTKKLEQLVQNWSGQRVTPKPAPSAPPLIDLGEELTGEKKVAGN